GTATTTAAGCTACCGATAACAATAGACCCCGAATCTAAGATACATAGGAGGAAACCCAAAACTACGCACTCCTGGATCTGGGGGGCCACAGTTAGACCGAGGCTTCGTGATTGGATAACGGACACTTCCATCGGCCAACCATCCAGCATCACAGCGGTCTAGTCCCATTAGCTTCCAGGCTACATAGATCTGGCCCACTTTGGCGATTTGACTTCCATGACTGGCACATGCCTGGATGGCCTCTGTGAAGTTCAGCTTCATTGGGTAGTTGAGGAAGGAAACACTTCCTGAAACAGGCATAAAATCACTCATTATCCAGACTAAGTTGATCGGATGCAATGTTAAAACAAAGACAGCTCAAATAAAGAACCGATCCACTGTTAGATCTGATCCAGGCTAACATCATGAACCTTATGTTCCCATGATTGTGGTGGTTGACCGATTGTTTGTTTGAAACACTCTCACTGACCTTTGATGGAGGCTGAGAAGCAAAATGCATCAAACTGGCTGAGTAGTCGGTGTCGCTCCCCATAACTCCGCAGCCCTGGGGCTGAACCCATACCCCCACAGCCATCACGTGGTTCTGTGATTGGGTACTGCACAGTTCCATCGGCCAACCAGCCAGCGTTGCACCAGTCCAACCCCTCCTCCCAAGCTGTGAGAAGCTGCTCTGGCGTGGCCAGACTGGCATCTTGGTCCTGACAGGCTTGTCCGGCCCCAAAGTAGTTAAAATGGTACCGTCCTTTTTTAGAGTGGTAGGGAAACACTACACCTGGAGGGGACACAACATCACTGAATCAGCAAAAATGTTGTTTGAGTGTAAAACATCACCACAGGTTCACACACACCTCGCAGCTTCAGCTCTACAGTCACGCTCTTGTCTTCAAGGCCATCGATGACCTCACAGCGATATCGGCCCATATCACTGACCTGCAGTCTATCAATTACCAGAGACAGGTCACCTGGCACCGAACGGCGCAAGCGCACGCGGCCACGGAAGTTGCCATAACTGTGGTGGCGGTTGCCTATAGCAACAAACACCTCTGTCTCAGTGGAAGCATCTGCAGGCACATAGATGGTGCTGGCAGGTAACCAGGACCATTTGACCCGTGTCCATCGTGGTTCCACAATTTCAGGCTCATAATGGAAGTGACAAGGAAGGATGATGGAGCCCCCCCTGGTGGCTGAGACTGATGGCTGTGGGGACTCCACATGGAGGTGAACTCCGTTAAAAAAGACtggaaaaaaccaaacagaaatATGAGGCAAACTTGATAGTGAAACACCCAAGACTTCTCGTCAggcccaccaccaccatgacccacatttacttttttgTCACCGTGttgtcatacacacacacacacacacacacacacatatgtatatatataaattttttatttgtttatttatttgtttatttatttatttatttatacgcTGGATCCAAATAGATCCTAAAAGGCTCTAAAATCCACTCCAGATTTGCATTCCATTTGATCTTTTAATAGAATGTCTTCTTTAAATCGCGGAATTGGAAAATATTTTAACCCCACACAGGTCCCAGGGTGACAAACGCTGTGACGGCTCAGTCAGATCTGACTGGATCGAGGTGCAGGAACACCCTTGGCCACACAGTAGTGCTATAAAATCCAGGACTACCCTGGAAGCTAAtcagaaaaccacagaagaagaggaaaatcgGATGTTGAAATCTTGTAAAATAAATTTACATCATTGCTTGTAAAAACTCATTTACTTATATTTTCTCACTTTTTAGAGATTGTATTGAATTTAGATATACAATAGTTGgagcaaataaataaaccagattttccaacaaacacacatacatgcacgtaCTCTCTTCGTGTCCGTTTCCGTTATTGATGCTCTGGTAGAGGAATCCGTTACTGACGGTGTGTCCTGCAGACAGCCGCAGGAACCAgatcaccagcaggtggcgcagCAACGCAAACATGGTGCTGGAAATGGTCCTATTCCTGGGGACCCGTTTAATCCGAATTAATTACAAAATTCAGGAACAAACCAACTAGAAAATAAATCTCCGGTGATGATAGAAATTATAACGCCATTGTTACAAATAtaaaaaggagacaaatgttTGTTGAACCAACAGATTGCAAAAGATAAATATTCTAATTTATTCAAACGTGTCAATATTAATGGTTGATTAAATACCAATGACAACTTATTCTTGAAAATTTTCCTTAATAGAAACTTAGATTATCCATCTAttcgtctgtccatctgtctatcTTTCACCTGTCTACCTATCCATCTCGGATTCGATTTGTGACGTCACCTGTGTTTAATCCCTAACCAGAAAAAACTTTACAGAACAGCAGACTCACGGATCAGCAGCTGTTCGCGTCTTCACTCCATCCTCCTCCGCAGCCTCTGGTCCTGCTCCGCCCGCACAAAAGGCGTGAAAGCTCCTGAGTGCGCTGACGTCACAGCTACCaccacgcacgcgcacacgagCACCCAGCGGTAAACCCAGGTGAAGCTGAAGCTGCATCATAAATGAAGAAGTGAGGATCTCAAAATAACTACCATAGGAGGAAAATCCGAACCTTGAGAACGGGTCTGTTTGGTGTTCCTCAGGACCTCGTTCTTGGTCCACGAATGAAGTCATGATGTGTCTCGGCTATCTGTCATTACcaggaggaagctcaggtgTTGAGGTTTCTCAGACCTGAACTCTGCTCATCAGATGGGCACTGcagcccctcccacacacaaacaggctaCATGAAAGGTTTTGTCCTGGGGCTCAAATACCAGCAGCTATGGGAAGAGTCAGTGACGCAGCAGAGGACTCCAAAGCTCTGGTTACGCCCCCCGCTGCCCCCCGACCCAAACATGAAAGAAGAGCTGATTAGAGAGAAAGACGTTAATGAAAGAGAACTGATGGATAGATGAAAGATGGAGAATAGACTTGAAAAAgagcttgtttttaatggagCAAATTTCAGaccaaatgtttaaaaaaaaaaaaaagggacccAAATATTCTGGAAATgatattttcaacattttctgtAAATAATACAGCCATGAGTGCGTAAACATACCAGATCACAACCACTTCCTGATATTGGTCCagtacttcctgtcacctgaaTCAGCCTAAATTAGTTTAGATCCAAATATGGTCATACAGTATCTGCTGATTCTCTCATAAATAAGCAGAAAAgtaaacattttattcattacAAATGAATCAGCTGATTTTCTGCACTCGATCTTCAcaaatgaggaagaagaggatgaagacctgCAAGACCACCTTTGGTCCACAGAGGAGCTTAACTATAAAtaaattctgatgttttttacttttaaactgGAAAACAGCCTGAAATATGATCCATCACATGAATATTCCACCCTTTGGATtttacagatttatttattctgagtTTGCATCAAAAACAGTCATAAAAGGTTTAGgtttaaaagagcaaaaaatgaATTCGGAATATTGTAAACATCAATTTCTCCATCAACCACAGCAAATTTGAAGAGCACAATCCCACAATAATCTGAATAAAATCGAATCTTCGCATGCAAGTGTAATAAATATTTTAGAGTCTTAGACAGCTCCGTGGCTCCACCCCCTCATGCATATTTTAGGTTTTCCAAACATTATTCATGTTTATTATATTGCACAAGCCCATAATTTATAATTCATGTGGGGGGTTTGGGGGCATGCCACGAGTCTGGTGAAAAAAATCTACATTTCTGTTCTAAATCTAGTTTCTGAGACTCCAAAACATATTTTTCATATTGGACATTAAATAACATAACTGGagattgctttttttaaattcataaaCAAGTTTACAGTTCTGATTCACCATCAGCTGAGCTTCTCTGACCCAAGACCTCCACacctgtgaggatgaagttttgatcacccgcgctgttcgttcactagactcagagtaaccacgcaaacaacaagagTGCCTCGCAAGGGGGAGCCGaacagcagttcaagcttcctctgtcaactccgttcgtctgctgctcgctcacctcttttattggtgcaaacagaatgggtgtccaAACAAGATCTCATATCTCATTGCCTTCTGACCTCTCCACCCATCTTAacgaacttctctaatcttgaccaacaggatacatctggatgcTGGGCTTGGTCGTAAGCAGCATCAGTACTTTTGaattctcatgttcttcttctcctgtcaacattcctcaacactcaaaatctacatacaatagcatttaaagataatactaataacaacaataacaataattcttctcacacaccAGAACCTGTCTGTTAATGAACTGAATCAGAAAGAACTCACCACcacaccttcatcatcatcaccacatctgGAAAAGCTTCCACAGctgagatgatgatggtgatgatgaagatgatgattacagACATCTGATGTGATCAAAgtattttctgcttttatctTGATTGTAATTCTGTGATGACGGAACGTAGATGGGCTGAATAAATGAGATTCAATTAAATGTTTAATACTTTGTGTCAGTGCAACATTTCTATACTTCACACAAATACCAGGAAGGACAGAACACATTTAAGACATTAAGACAGATGGTGCAAGATAAGGTAAAGAGCAAAGGGGGCAGGGCTACAAGGGAAATGCGGATCAAACTGAAAACTCACTGATATGAAAGATGACATTTTCTCTAGTGTGTGTTGGCTTCCAGGACATGTTTGAACATTCCGTATATCACCAGTGAGCGTCTCTGAGGTACCAGGTAGAACTGATCCAGAAGGTACAAGATCCAGTTCAGGCAGCACCAACTGATCCAGCAGATCCTGCTGAACCCTGAGATCCAACAGAACCACAGAAGGAAAAGAGCCCAGTGGCAGAAGGAGAGAAATCTCTGTCCAGACCTCGGTTGGTTGGTTATCTGGGGAGTATCAGAGCCCCCTACAGCTCTGAGGGAGGTagtgcagaagaaaaaaaaggatgggaagaggggcaggaggaggtggcagagCTATTCATCGCAGCCCAGCAGTTCCACACGCAGTGTGATGCGCCCATGCCACTCCCAAGGGAGGATGCGAAGGTATCTTCCGTAGATTGGAGGATCAAAGATGTTCTTCTTGTGGACGTTGTTATCGCTGTTTCCAGGAAAAatctaaaaggaaaaaataatttaatcaaATGATCTGCTCAGATGTTTCTTCaatctttttcacttttacgCAAAacagaaccagccaatcacagcatcTCTGACCAGGTGGTTCAGATCTTTAGTTGGCCATGACATCATGAGAAGGTAAAAGATCCACAAACAACTTTGATATTGAAACTTTGATGTTGAACCAATCAGAACTCCAATCCTGGTTGCCATGTCACCTGATTATTCTGACCAACCTGAGGCTGAAACTGTTTCCAGGTGTGGAATTATTGGGTCAAAGATCTGTTTTGTTGATTGTTCTGTTGGACAGAGTCAGCTAACCTTGTCCATCCTGGTGGTCTCGTCCTTCACGATGGTCCAGGTCTGTCCATCATCACTGTGAGCCACTTTAAAAGCTGAGACAAACTGGACGGACCCAAAATCTTTGGCGCCTTGCGTGATGATCCCTGAAATCTTCTTTGGCGACTCCAGATCCACCTAAAGAACCAAAAACCAGAATCAAGACCGGAACAGCAGACAGACCATAACAGGTCATAATGTTGGCACCTGAAGCCACTCAGAGCGGTTGTTGGTGGCGGCGGTCCAGGCGTTTGTCTTGCCCTGTTTGTCCAGACGGGCAAAGTGTGGGTGCCAGGTGAATGCGTCCATCCCCCACGTACGGAACGTACTGGATCCTGTGATCTGGCGGTTTGACACCAGGCGAGACTTTATTCCCATCGGTTCTGAACAACCTGGAGGTCAAAACACATGAATATGGTAtaaaggagacaggaagtcagaaggTAAGCGAGTTTAGGCCAATGTTAGCATTAGAATTAGCATAAGAGAAGCATCACAATGCTTTTGAGAAGGTTAGTTAACACCATCCCTGGTTTTACCGTTCAGCTCGCAGCCCACCAGCTCCATGCGCAGTGTGCACGCCTTCCGACACACCACTGGGATGACTCGGATGAACTGGGCGATGAGTGGCGGGTCAAACAGGTTGGTCTTGGTTCCTTCATTGTCGACATTCCCAACAAACACCTATacagagaagggagaggagtcAGCAAAACACCTGGATGATGGTGCCGACACGGAGTCACATCTCCTCACGTGATCGCGGGTTTCGCCCTCCGTTCGATACATGGTGAAAGTCCTCCCGTCCAAGCCCGACGCCACCTTGAAGACTTTGATGTACTCAGCACTTCCGATGCGACTGGCGCCCTGCGTCACGATTCCCGTTAATCGCATTTTTCTTTGCATGTTTACCTGTTGCCATGGGAACACAGGTGTCAAATCACAAAAGTTTgagtgggaaaagaaaaaaataatcaaaagttCAACCAAATCTGGAGTTCTTCACAATTTTTatatttcatgtttatttgctTCAGTTACATCACTTCTTGGGTGATGTAATGTTTCGTCACCTGGATCCAGGGGTTCTTGTCATGGGTGGCGGCACTCCAGGCGTTGACCAGCCCTTTGTGATGGAGGCGGGCCAGTTCGGGCCCCCAGCGCTGGAGGCCCATCACAGTGTATCGCACAGAGGATGCCAAGATCTGGGACTCAGCTATGCCGCCGCCCTCCAGGCCAAGCAGGGAAATACACCCTAGAGACAGACAATAGACAAGAACACCTCCAACAATTGTAGAAATGCAGAAATACAGCccgtttgagatgtttcagtcaggctttagagctcatcacagcacagaaacagcacttattaaagttactaatgatcttatagcttcagatcatggactagtttctatgctggttctgctagACCTCACTGCTGCCTTTGATACAGTtccagagactggaacatatgattggaaTTAAAAGGACAGAACTAAACTGGTTCAGAttatatttatcagatagataccagtttgctcatgtccatggtgttccctcttcatacagaagggttagccatggagttccacaaggttctgtacttggaccaatccttttcaccttgtacatgcttcccttaggaaacattattcagcagcatggaatacattttcattgttatgctgatgacactcagctttatttatccatgaaaccaaaggagacagagaagttagtgaagcttcagacctaaACATACATAAACAgacaaagtcttggatgtcttcaaatttccttctcctcaactcaggaaaaactgagatcatggtgtttggtcctgaaactctcagggatagattagatcacattatcactctagatggtatctccctagcatctagtctctgtgtgaggaatcttggagtaacttttgatcaaaatctgtccttcaactaaCACATTAAAATACTCTCCAGGAGTGcattttttcacctgagaaacaatGCAAagattagaaaactactgacgcagcatgatgctgaaaagttagtccatgcatttgttacttccaggctggactattgtaattctttattatcagggtgttcaaacaactctttaagaagcctccaggtgatccaaaatgacaggtattgacaaaagagatcacattactcctgtactggcgtctcttcattggctgcccattaaatttagaataat
The nucleotide sequence above comes from Takifugu rubripes chromosome 9, fTakRub1.2, whole genome shotgun sequence. Encoded proteins:
- the hapln3 gene encoding hyaluronan and proteoglycan link protein 3, with the protein product MTSFVDQERGPEEHQTDPFSRFGFSSYGSYFEILTSSFMMQLQLHLGLPLGARVRVRGGSCDVSALRSFHAFCAGGAGPEAAEEDGVKTRTAADPNRTISSTMFALLRHLLVIWFLRLSAGHTVSNGFLYQSINNGNGHEEIFFNGVHLHVESPQPSVSATRGGSIILPCHFHYEPEIVEPRWTRVKWSWLPASTIYVPADASTETEVFVAIGNRHHSYGNFRGRVRLRRSVPGDLSLVIDRLQVSDMGRYRCEVIDGLEDKSVTVELKLRGVVFPYHSKKGRYHFNYFGAGQACQDQDASLATPEQLLTAWEEGLDWCNAGWLADGTVQYPITEPRDGCGGMGSAPGLRSYGERHRLLSQFDAFCFSASIKGSVSFLNYPMKLNFTEAIQACASHGSQIAKVGQIYVAWKLMGLDRCDAGWLADGSVRYPITKPRSNCGPPDPGVRSFGFPPMYLRFGVYCYR
- the mfge8b gene encoding milk fat globule EGF and factor V/VIII domain containing b — translated: MEQNIRFLLCLHLLTAGLGEFCQVNQCRNGGTCMMGEGRRFICICPDGFNGETCNETESGPCSRDPCQNDGVCQVTSSTRRGDVFSEYICECAPGFEGVHCQNRVQQGADLGMQTDVNKCAGQPCGNGGICRDLEGDFKCHCPSPYVGKHCQLRCISLLGLEGGGIAESQILASSVRYTVMGLQRWGPELARLHHKGLVNAWSAATHDKNPWIQVNMQRKMRLTGIVTQGASRIGSAEYIKVFKVASGLDGRTFTMYRTEGETRDHVFVGNVDNEGTKTNLFDPPLIAQFIRVIPVVCRKACTLRMELVGCELNGCSEPMGIKSRLVSNRQITGSSTFRTWGMDAFTWHPHFARLDKQGKTNAWTAATNNRSEWLQVDLESPKKISGIITQGAKDFGSVQFVSAFKVAHSDDGQTWTIVKDETTRMDKIFPGNSDNNVHKKNIFDPPIYGRYLRILPWEWHGRITLRVELLGCDE